A genomic window from Raphanus sativus cultivar WK10039 unplaced genomic scaffold, ASM80110v3 Scaffold1373, whole genome shotgun sequence includes:
- the LOC108820172 gene encoding LOW QUALITY PROTEIN: probable NAD(P)H dehydrogenase (quinone) FQR1-like 1 (The sequence of the model RefSeq protein was modified relative to this genomic sequence to represent the inferred CDS: inserted 1 base in 1 codon; deleted 1 base in 1 codon; substituted 1 base at 1 genomic stop codon), protein MYGHVEKLAQEIRKGAACVNSVDAKLWQVSETLPEDVLSKMSAPPKSDAPLITPSDLTEADGFVFGFPTRFGMMAAQFKAFLNSTGGLWRIQQLAGKPAGIFYNTGSQSGDQETTALTAITQLVHHGMIFVSIGHTFDAGMFEXGEAFHXGKYIAAISKKLKGPAAA, encoded by the exons ATGTATGGACATGTGGAGAAATTAGCACAAGAGATTAGGAAAGGTGCTGCTTGTGTTAATAGTGTCGATGCCAAACTTTGGCAGGTCAGTG AGACGCTCCCAGAAGATGTGCTCTCTAAAATGAGTGCACCTCCAAAGAGTGATGCTCCTCTTATCACC CCCAGCGATCTTACCGAGGCTGATGGCTTTGTCTTTGGCTTCCCAACAAGGTTCGGTATGATGGCTGCTCAGTTCAAGGCTTTCTTAAATTCAACTGGTGGCCTCTGGAGGATTCAGCAACTCGCCGGTAAGCCTGCCGGAATCTTCTACAACACAGGGTCTCAAAGTGGTGATCAAGAAACTACCGC GTTAACTGCCATTACTCAACTGGTTCATCACGGGATGATATTTGTCTCGATCGGGCACACGTTTGATGCTGGTATGTTTG TTGGAGAAGCATTCCACTAGGGGAAGTACATCGCCGCTATAAGTAAGAAGCTCAAGGGACCTGCTGCTGCTtag